Proteins co-encoded in one Octopus sinensis linkage group LG6, ASM634580v1, whole genome shotgun sequence genomic window:
- the LOC115213225 gene encoding protein GVQW3-like — protein MSLEDDERFGRPVTSFTSGNVEKIHQLVYENRQRTISEIADVVGLSYGSVQTILASELIMWHVSAKFASRLLITEQKEHRIEVRKNIASFMSRDESWVYGCDPETK, from the coding sequence atgtccctggaagacgatgagcgattTGGAAGACCTGTCACAAGtttcacctctggaaatgtggagaaaatacaTCAGCTTGTGTATGAGAATCGTCAGAGGACAATCAGCgaaattgctgatgttgttggtctgtcgtATGGATCCGTGCAGACAATCCTAGCATCTGAATTGATCATGTGGCATGTCTCTGCTAAGTTTGCCTCCCGCCTGCTGATCACAGAGCAGAAAGAACATCGCATCGAAGTCAGAAAGAACATCGCATCCTTCATGTCGAGGGACGAGAGTTGGGTCTACGGGTGCGACCCTGAGACGAAGTAG